Part of the Mytilus edulis chromosome 9, xbMytEdul2.2, whole genome shotgun sequence genome, AAGTTGTAGAATCTGTTGTTCTTGCAAGTTTAATTTTTTGATAACCAATTTTTAGCCACCATGGCCTGAAGTGAACATTACCTCCTGTCATTGACTCTGTCATTACTTGTTGGCTATCATTCATTGTAATCTCATTATTTCTTTCATCtcaaataatagaaaaaaaaacactgtaaAGGACAAGGCCAATCTAAACCAAAGTAGGTCACTGCCATCAGTGTCTAGTATCAACACCTTTATggcattgaaaatatttttttcttcaatttgggCTTCAGAAGTTGCATGTAACACTATGTCATGGCAAAGTTTTGATTGGTATAACACACAGACACaccatttaaaattaaatattggaATTCCCTGTTAAGACTCTGTGTTTATAAGAACCTTCCATCTGTCAAACATGTCAAagcaggacaatttttttttttgagccttcctacattccgtcgtcgttgGCTGCGGTGGCGGCGTCTAccaatattcactctgtggttgaagtttttatacgaccgcaaaaattttaatttttcgtcgtatattgctatcacgttggcgtcgtcgtcctgcgtcgtcttgCGTCGTGGTCGTGGTCGtagtccgaatacttttagttttcgcactctaactttagtaaaagtgaatagaaatctatgaaattttaacacaaggtttataaccacaaaaggaaggttgggattgattttgggagttttggtcccaaaattttaggaattaggggccaaaaagggcccaaataagcattttcttggttttcgcactataactttagtttaagtaaatagaaatctatgacattttgacacaaggtttatgaccacaaaaggaaggttgggattgattttgggagttttagttcaaacagtttaggaattaggggccaaaaaagggcccaaatatgcattattcttggttttcgcacaataactttagcataagtaaatagaaatcaatgaaatttaaacacaaggtttatgaccacaaaaggaaggttgggattgattttgggagttgaggtctgaacagtttaggaattaggggccaaaaaggggcccaagtaagcattattcttggttttcgcaccataactttagtataagtaaatagaaatctttgaaatttaaacacaaggtttatgaccataaaaggaaggttgggtttgattttgggagttttggtcccaacagttttttaggaataaggggcccaaagggtccaaaattgaactttgtttgatttcatcaaaaattgaatagttggggttctttgatatgccgaatctaactgtgtatgtagattcttaatttttggtcccgttttacaattggtctacattaaggtccaaaggttccaaaattaaacttagtttgattttaacaaaaattgaatccttggggttctttgatatgctgaatctaaaaatgtacttagatttttgattattggcccagttttcaagttggtccaaatcggggtccaaaattaaactttgtttgatttcatcaaaaattgaataattggggttctttgatatgccaaatctaactgtgtatgtagattcttaatttttagttctgttttcaaattggtctacattaaataccaaagggtccaaaattaaactaagtttgattttaataaaaattgaattctttggcttttttgatatgctgaatttaatcatgtacttttTTTGAttttgggcccagttttcaagttggttcaaatcaggatccaaaattattatattaagtattgtgcaatagcaagaaattttcaattgcacagtattcagcaatagcaagaaatcttcaattgcacagtattgtgcaatagcaaaaaatgttcaattgcacagtattgtgcaatagcaagaaatcttcaattgcacagtattgtgcaatagcaaatattttcaattgcacagtattgtgcaatagcaagaaatatctaattgcacaatattgtgcaatagcaagaaattttcaattgattggagttatctttctttgtccagaatagtagttgaatcaacttaaatcattgttttatacaatgcacaatgtatattcacttttactaccaactgataaattaaaacactctttaccattcagtgataacaagcactttttgttacattttaatattttatgatgtatttaaatgagtagttattgttgcaaactccattagaaatttgaattgagatcagttttgaaaaaagggaaagggggatgtgaaaaaaaaaatggtggtgggggggggggttaatttttctcatttcagatttcataaataaaaagaaaatttcttcaaacatttttttgagaggattaatattcaacagcatagtgattgctcatagacaaaaaaattattttaagttcattagaccacattcattctgtgtccaacccctatgctgtgtcaactatttaatcacaatccaaatttagagctgaatctagcttgaatgttgtgtccatacttgccccaaccgttcagggttcaacctatgcggtcatataaagctgcgccctgtggagcatctggttgaaattttaataactttctttaaactactataaattcagaaattattgcgtgcatttattattgcgattttgtcagtttagacttaaatgcgattttaatttttatgattttgagaaaaatcctgttcaattccaaaatgcgagtttaaattattgcgtttacaactctgttgcatttttcacagtattaaaaacctcgcaataatttctgaatttacagtatactggatttctaccaaacatggacagaagcttgtttatgatcataagatagtatccagaagtaaattttgtaaaactataattccattttttctgtattttacttataaatggacttagtttttctgctaagaaatattacattcactctgtgattgaagtttttaaaattttaataactttcttaaactatcctgggttagtaccaaacttagacagaagcttgtttatgatcataagatagtatcaagaagtaaattttgtacaaataaaattctgctttttccgtattttacttttaaatgaacttagattttctgccaggaaacaacacattcactgtgtgactaaagtttttaaaattttaataactttcttatactattttggatttgtaccaaatttggacagaagcttgtttatgataaaAAACTAGTATCTagaagaaaattttgttaaaactttgtacctgtgtatctgtattttacttataaatggacttagtttttcttccagttaacattacatacagtctgcagttaaagtttttaaaacatttatcagaTACCAAAACTATCCTGGagttttaccaaacttggacagatgcttcttacaatcaaaagatagatTCAagagtaatatttttattttttttccctcatttttgttgagcatgcgattaacagtaaaagtaggcgagacactgggttctgtggaacccttacaaattttttgtgAAATGTCTCCAAAGTTTACCTCATTCATTTCTTTACAATAGTAAAAACAGAAAATGCCAAAGAAAAATCTCTCAGTTATTGAATTTCAAACAATAAAAACGGAATCTTAAGCAAGcatcattttaattttgaaaattatatatctGAAAAATAAGGAATTAGCAGATACGAAAGTACGAAAAAATTTAATAAAGTAAGTTTGGTTATCTcccattctaatgcaacaatgtTTGttacgttcattttgattggataacgtcatttatttacatggcatcaattgacaattgatgctatgggatgTACGCGCAAgtgcagacggcatatgacaaatttaaaatacatgttttaacattgttttctgtcagtttcattagaatggagataacaatattgtattttaagctccgacggcatcaattggggatttgatggtcgcaaatacctcTTTACTGTCTCCGCCAACGCattgccagtaaacttaatttgcaaccatcaaaaTCCCCAATGCCATCAGGGGTTAAAATACAATACTGTTATCTCCTAATTATCAGATCTCATAGATGAATTTTCCTCTATACGCTACTGTTGAAGAATCATTCAATCTTATCATTGAGCCACTATCTATTTACTCacaaaactttttttacatttctttattGCATTTATCTATGTCATTtgctatatcatttttttatttttttttaattatttagaacTAATAACTAGTTggttttctaaattatatttttatattacagaaattgggtattttatttaaaattaaagtgATTGATGGCAGTTCTGGTAAAACTTACTTACAACAGGATGTAGAAATGCCATTGTTAACAAATCTGGTGGACAGGTAAGGACTTGAATAAATATTTGAGGTAAAGGTCATTAATATGGTATATGTTTAGAAGATGTTTCAACattgattcaaatattttttttcaacaatgatGTGACATTTTATGGTATAATGGTATGTCTATCAATCTGTCATCAACCTGATTTACAGTAACTCAAAAATATTTTAACCAATATGcatggaatgttggtgaattgtttatatttatcaacGTGAGCTCCGTttcagtttttataaattttagaatttacatTACTGAGTTTTGGGGTTTTATTCCTTTAAAAaaggtatttttttcagtttgaataaaaaattaaattccagTTTGCCtgttgtccagtggcaaatatttctacTATATTCAGGACAAGATTTAATTGGTTcttaaaaagatatttaaatgcagattttattacaaaacaggaaaaaatgtcagtgacaaatatttcaataataacCAAAAGATCACATTAAAGTTAAGTCCTTCACTGATTCAGTTTGTCAATTGTGCTGGACTGTATGATGTATCCCCTCACTTTTAAAGTTCATTAAGCATTTTCGTGATTGACATTAGGCTGGATAAAtgagaaataatgtttgttcagTAGGTACTTTATCACAAGTTTTTGATATAGTGAAAGAACTCGAAACAAGTCAATTGTATCTTGATTTCATtcaatacatgtatacacatttaTGGTTATGGTTTACTTAACAGGGCAATGTCTATGTGTAGAGATGAGTATGGACCTCAACATCTTAAACTTGTGGCTGAATGGGAACCTGCAGTCCAATCAAGGTATCATATTATTACACAAGAATGTATATCATCATACATAGCAATATTATAATTATGTAGCAGTTCAAAGTCATTGACCAATTTAATGTAGAACTGTTCTGTCCTTTACAATGTCTGCTTAgcatgaaacattaaaaaaaaaacacattctgtaaaagtaaaatatacaataaacaatttgcACTACATGCATTCAAGAAATTGCCTACCTGTTATTTTCAAACTCCCATACAAAAATGCAGCTCCGTTAACAAGATTGTGGTACAGTTGTATATAGAATATAAGCCTAACTCTGTAACTCAATCACAAAAAGTAGCATATTCAAACATGTAAAGATAGATGTAGATTCATGTAGCTCTTCAATTCACAGACAACTTGCATCATACATGTAGCTAGCTCTTCTGTAAAAATTCACAGACTACTCATGACATAAATCAATAGCTAGGTCTTCATCATGAGGATTAAGGATGTGCCAAACTTTTATACTATATATTGTATCATAAACATATCCATGTTAGTATAAGTATACATATAGGTTGATTTACACATGTTAGTATAAGTATACAGGTAGGTTGATTTACACATGTTAGTATAAGTATACAGGTAGGTTGATTTACACATGTTAGTATAAGTATACAGGTAGGTTGATTTACACATGTTAGTATAAGTATACAGGTAGGCTGATTTACACATGTTAGTAAGAGTAAATGTTTTCTCTATTCTTTCTTTCCTTTAGAGTTATATCAGATGAAAATAACAGAGTAGATGAGCATAATTCTTATAAAAGATTACGTCAAAGTTCTCAACAGCCCTTTAAAGTATCGTTAGATAACTGTTTACAGTTATTCACCAAAGAAGAAACAGTAAGTGTATTTGTTGAATAATGTGCatataattggaaataaaattgagaatgaaaatggggaatgtgtcaaagagacaacaacccgaccaaataaaaaacaacaactgcagagggtcaccaacaggtcttcaatgtagcgagaaattcccgcacccagaggcgtccttcagctggcccctaaacaaatatatactagtccagtgataatgaacgccatactaatttccaaattgtacacaagaaactaaaattaaaataatacaagactaacaaaggccagaggctcctgacttgggacaggcgcaaaaatgcggcggggttaaacatgtttgtgagatctcaaccctccccctatacctctaaccaatgtagtaaagtaaacgcataacaatacgcacattaaaattctgtTCAAGAGAAATCccagtctgatgtcagaagatgtaaccaaagaaaataaacaaaatgacaataatacataaataacaacagactactagcagttaagtgacatgccagctccagacttcaattaaactgactgaaagattatgatttcatcatatgaacatcaggcacaatccttcccgttaggggtttagtatcataccatcataacatatatgagagtCTTTTTGGAAGTGCTTAGCTGACTTATATACTGTTGTTCATTAAgaataaaacattgataaaaaaaaaaaatcacaatatattgggaaattttttattttgaagacttccaaaatatttcaaacaatttaaaaaaaattaaatgaaaatttctAATGAATTCTAAgtagctatttatttttttttattaaaaaaaaatggtaataaaAAGTTTTTATCATTGCTCtataaattttacaaatgatttcttatatttataatacatttatCAAAGCAAAGGTGTTACAAGAGGATGATGTGAATTTTTGAGCTCTGCTTATAATTCGGAAACAATTGAACACAATCAAATAAGACAGCAAAAAATGCTGATTGTACGTGGGGGAAAAACCTACAAAAGGTATGTGTTGAAATAGATAACAATTTGATTATGTATGAATATATTATAGCTAAGTGGAGATGATGCCTGGAATTGTCCTCACTGTCACAAATATCAACAAGCTGCAACCAAAACATTAGGATTGTGGTCAGTTCCTAATGTTCTAGTCATACATCTTAAAAGGTTCAGACAGGTAGGTTGATTTACACTTTACCTATTGTTTCTCTGGTGTTAAGATTTAAGATACATATAACATCTTAATTTTTTAATCGTTAGAGCTGAAAAATTATAAAACCACTTAAATGAGTAAAACCTctgattttgataaaaacaaaaaaaattgcagTAACCATTTTTTGGCTTTTCtatgaattgaattttaatgttatttccaACTTATGGTTTTGCtgtctttataaaaaataatttgaaattgctttttcacaaaattgtgcaGGTATACAAGCAAATATTGGCAAATTTGTTATCAGAATAATGTGTCAGTATCTAGTAACAAGTTTTTCTAAGCCCCCTGAGTGTTACATTGTCAACTAACATGCTAAAACTTAATATCAACCTGCAATTCATTCAAATATGGATGTAATATTTGCAGatggatttttattttcaaattaatttagtATTCTCGTATTGTGGGTGGAAAATCATTGAATTGGATTCATCATTTCTGacgaataaacaaaaaaaatatgtgttttattgGTTATTTGATTTACGTGTAACAAAATTCTTGTAAATtttatattagtataatagtccttAAAGAAAAGGTGAAAGCATACTTGGGGTATTGTATTGcagtatttaacaaaaaatgtaaatctAGACATTAAATGTGTTATTTAAAAAGTGCATCTTTTGACTTTCTAAAATTTACATCTATCATGCCTCAGGTAAAGATTATAGAAATCACCCTAATCAGCCATCTTCCAACTCCTCCTGAATCATCAAATTTTAAGGGAAATACACCAGGTGTAGATCTGACAGCATGAAGCGAAATAAGTCTgcttcaaggggagataatttgacttgcaaatttatttatatatttcatctCATGGTATTTACTGTTGAAGAGCAAGTTATCCCTAGTTGTTTATTGTAAAGTGAGTGTAATATCTTGAGTATGTTTTGCAGGTTGGTGCTAGAAGGAATAAACTAAATACATTAGTGGATTTCCCTGTTAGAGGTATGGACATGTCAGACCATATATTGCACAGGAATCAAGCTGGAATTGATCATGGCATTTATGATCTATATGGGGTCTGCAATCACTATGGTAACATGTTAGGAGGTCATTATACAGGTAAAAGCTTTAAACTTACAACACAAAAAATACTCTTTTTTTTCGATTATGAAAAATTACAATGCCTAATCATATACATTAGAGTGAGTTCTATGAATGAGTCATGATCTCTTCAGTGGCTACCAATATCTCATATTTCTAGTTTCATGAGAATTTGTTTGTATGATCTTTCTTTGTTTAGAAAGGGATGATATGAAACTTTTCCTTTAGGCCTTGGTCATTATCTGCAATTGAAGGCTATATTGTTTCATCTACATATTTATTTTGGTTGGTTTTCTTCCTATAAAAGAGcatttctctttcaaatctcaccgcATCTCCCTCTCAGTTTCAAAAAgggaagtcacttctccctatgaTTCTGAAGTAGTGTTAGTCCTGTACTATGTGAAAGATAAAAGTACCTGTTAGCCAATAACTCAATATCTTTATGGAATAGCTTTTTCAAGTCATATTCTGAATTCAGAATTGACAAAAACTGAATGCAGATTATTATTTTCCTGTTTGGCCTAGGGGACTAGCAATAATTTGCTGTTATAAAAAGTCATTGACCAGCTGGACTGTTCAGTTTTTTGTTCAAATCAAGTATTTGCTTATAATGAACAAGCTCTATTTAATTTAGGTAATATTCATTTTGATATTCTCTATgttacaataaggagatgtggtataatgtAATTTCTGTTCAtggtacgacctttaacaatgagcaaaatcaatACTgtatagcaagctataaaagtccccagGATGTGAAActttagaaaacaaaaatgattgcATAATCTATGCTACAGAAAGAAATGAAAAACTAATATGGAAAACAATGATACTACAGCATTACAAAATTGAGAAGGATAATTACCATCAAAACATTGTCTAAAAAGCTATTTGATGTAAGATCCCTATATATAGTctttaaaattgggaatggaaatggggaatgtgtcaaagagataacaaccctaCCAATTTTCAGAAAACTGCCAATGACCATCAATAAGTCTTCagcacagcaagaaaatcctgcacccggtgGTAATATGTATCTTTCTTTTTTGTCTCAGGCTAGGAGCATGTTACAaaaatgtagatataaaaaaaaaaatgtgaacttcAAAGTAAACTCATTGTTATACTGCATACATATTTTAAGAATGTATTAATCTTAACTGTGTTTTTAGATCAATGTATATGCAACAgttgtaaaatgtaaataatatacaaaacatatttCAGCTTTCTGTAAAAATCCACTGGATGGAAAGTGGTATGAGTTTGATGATTCCAAAGTCAAAGCTATTAGTGAAACAGAAGTGAAGAAATCATCAGCCTATTTATTGTTTTATCAGAAAAGAGGATCAAATTCACAAATAACAGAAGGATTACAAAATAGAACACACTGGATTTTCAAATTATGTCCTTCTCTTTCAAATGTCAATTCTAGTGACTTCAAAAGTGCTAAAGATGGTAGTCCACAAGATGAACATTTACTCAGTGTTcagaattatgaaaatgaggaaAAGGAAGGTTTATTTTCAAGACAGAACAGTGGACGAAGTGATTTGTCATCTAAAAGTGAAGAGAAAACTAATTCGTCAAGTAGTTATGTGGGAAAACCTTTACCTCAAGTTACTTCGGGACATGTGTCTTCAAAATTAGTTCATAACCCACCAACATCACAAACTCTGCCACCAGACATGTTACAAAATGCTTTAAGTCAAACTTCTAAGTCAAAAGAAACACATTCCAACTATAGTCAGATGTCAACAAATGGGGAAACTAAGCATTGTATTCCTGATAGTTCATTGGATGTGAATCTGAGGGTAAAACTACCTCCCAGTTCTGGGAATAAGCAACCTAACCTAAAGGTAGACTTGGCTGACAAGCCACCGTCCGGTAGGTCAAATTTGTATGGTCGTCAGAATGCCTACCCACCATCAAAATCAGACAAAGTACCTCCAATTCCACCTAGAACTGAACTCCCTGTTAAGAGTTATACACAAAATTACTCAAATGGTGCAGCACAAAGTGTTAGTGCAAAATTTCAAACATCTGACATTAAACAAAGGCCACAAAGAGATTCTAGTCAAAGATCACAGAGAGTTGGTCGGAATGATTCTGAGATACAAAAAAGTAAGTTTTCTCAACCAGATAAAGCACCCTATGATGAACTTGACAACagagtttatttaaaggatcctTCACCTCAACAACAAAGGAAGCAACATAATTGGTCAAGATATGATGACATGGATTCTAGAGTTATTGTTAAAGATCCTTCTCCACAACAaagtaagtcaagatatgatgaCATGGATTCTAGAGTTATTGTAAAAGATCCTTCTCCACAAACAAAAAGACAGATTTCTACCCACTGGTCCACTCCTCAGCCTCCTAGAAAAAGTACACAGGGTCAGCTGTCTTCAAAGTCTCCATTTAAAAGACAAAATTCAATTCCTGTAAAAAGGAGTGCAAGTACTAATAATAGATACTCGAGACTTCCTTCATCTAGATCTGAGGAAGATTTGCACACACAAACTATGACACAACAGAAGGTATATGATGAGGAGATAAGTAAGTTTATCATCAGGTTATTTTATTTTAGCTACCATtctgtaaccatggtaactgaAAACATTTGCTATGATTTAATCTATGAAAGATGGAAGAGTTCAAAAAAACAAAGTTTAACCCATCTTTTGCAGAATGTTGTCTGTCTGTGTTCAAAATCAATTAAGTGGCTTGATGAGGAAACAAGGTTTGATCTAGTTCTGATGATAGAAGAATTCATGAATGGTCCTTTTTACGGCCATTCATATTCATATTGTACCAAAAGAGTCTACACTGTTTGTACATATAAGGAATTCTAAGACAAAAAACAACTCTCTGAGAAAAGTGTTTTGAAATATGTAATTACATTATGCcacttttagaaataaataatagAATTGCTCCTTTGCTTCTTTTACATGCATCTTCAATGGTCTTAAATTAAGGCTATTGTTAGTTTAGTATGATAAACTTTTGTGCCCCTTAGAGAAGGCAAATATTCAGGCTTTATAACCCTCAGAGAAATAACCTTttagggttgacaattttggatattcaccttttctactgtccataattgtatattaaatACTTTATGTTGACCTTTAGATATCttttttagtttaaaatttaaactaaaaaagATAACTAAgggtaaaaaaatttaaacttgattgtGTTAATTTGTTTATTGGCTCATGATAtgttaattgtattttatttatcggtataaatttgaattgaaaaaaaatgttccaTTATCGAACAATGTTTAAAGGAGAAGCTGAGCAATTcacatattttgaatatatatcagAAATAACACAACTAAAAACATGTGTTTTTCTTCTAGAAACTTTAAAGTGAATAAAGTGTGTTCAAATCCTGAAAGCTTGATTGTATAGAAGAATGCAGAACCAATAGCATGCTTGATTTGGATTTGTCAGCATCActtaaaaattaaagatttattaaaatatcagaaacaaatatatagatttaggaagatgtggtatgagtgccattgagacaactctccatccaagtcacaatttataaaagtaaaccattataggttaaggtatggtcttcaacacagagaccGTATGAATAAATAAATCTTGAGAACAATATTAACATAACATATTATCATTACAGAAGCTGTGATTCCAAGTAATAAAGGAGTTCATGACATTATCAGTACATTTAACACTATATCGAGGAAGGTTTCAGACACTGAAAGAGATAGACCACCTGTAGCGACACTTAACAGGAGAACAGAACAGACAAGGAATTCAAGGAGAGATGACTACAAAAGAAGTTTAAGTTATCAAAATGCCAAAAACAACAAGGATCAGTTTGAACCTTTAATTCAATTAGACCTACCGGTACAACAagtttcaaaatcaaatgatgaTGTATACAATGTGAAGAATAGACCACCGACAAAAAGAGCTAGCTATCATCAGAACCAGTCAGACAACTACTCATCATCCCATAATGGGCTGGAGCATGATAGAATGCCCAAATCCAAAACGGATGATAATTTAGCCTATAATACTCCAGGCTCTAGAAAACCTGTGTATGAACCTAGCCCATCAGAATCCTCATCTTTTTCTGAAGATAATATGCCTCGTTACAAACCTCAGAAACATTTCTTTGTGAAGCCTAAAGAAAAGGTCAAGTCATTAAGGAAAGAGAAAATGTATTCACCTTGTATGAAAGAATCTTCTGTATGATGTAGTTATTTCTGTTATAAGATTTACAATGTTAAATGTACTGGTACTTATTTGTCTGTGTTTGTAAAGGTTCAGAGATCATTCTTTGTGGGATGAAATAATT contains:
- the LOC139488042 gene encoding ubiquitin carboxyl-terminal hydrolase 31-like isoform X1 translates to MNENIPGGRQRASSESDVLDEKVVQNRNVGNHSLTLDHRNFSRSFGNSLSDQINSDEEIISSEKGYFTLQTKDKRRNKPLFKSVKKLVNRFRRSAHSNSSTDVIQDMNGARGGYNPHSNDGIQTDSGATIKRAPDSTSRPLITRPMTVALPWKVCPGTVGIQNHGNTCFMNAVLQCLSNTDAITGYFAAKQHKNDLKTRGFSKKFSNSKSDLTEQLGTLLESLWSNNYSPDISSTFKSTVGKYNSQYKGSAQHDAQEFLLWLLDSINEELALTAKKKHKSTKGKDSSDESLAEEVLANSHGCFMYNMFQALYRSSLQCANCSKQSNTFESYLCLSLPLPHKRKRPVFVTIVYLDGDPKQIKVGVEIDYQDTVRELRETVAENTQIAVSQLVLCQIQEDGFKCTFSDDQPISDISESELVCAIETLPLPVSKSTESPYLQLIVVHTIRESAPIKYTRFSPPQVLKVDRDIDYKSLQREILKHMADCVKEGLLSQKLGILFKIKVIDGSSGKTYLQQDVEMPLLTNLVDRAMSMCRDEYGPQHLKLVAEWEPAVQSRVISDENNRVDEHNSYKRLRQSSQQPFKVSLDNCLQLFTKEETLSGDDAWNCPHCHKYQQAATKTLGLWSVPNVLVIHLKRFRQVGARRNKLNTLVDFPVRGMDMSDHILHRNQAGIDHGIYDLYGVCNHYGNMLGGHYTAFCKNPLDGKWYEFDDSKVKAISETEVKKSSAYLLFYQKRGSNSQITEGLQNRTHWIFKLCPSLSNVNSSDFKSAKDGSPQDEHLLSVQNYENEEKEGLFSRQNSGRSDLSSKSEEKTNSSSSYVGKPLPQVTSGHVSSKLVHNPPTSQTLPPDMLQNALSQTSKSKETHSNYSQMSTNGETKHCIPDSSLDVNLRVKLPPSSGNKQPNLKVDLADKPPSGRSNLYGRQNAYPPSKSDKVPPIPPRTELPVKSYTQNYSNGAAQSVSAKFQTSDIKQRPQRDSSQRSQRVGRNDSEIQKSKFSQPDKAPYDELDNRVYLKDPSPQQQRKQHNWSRYDDMDSRVIVKDPSPQQSKSRYDDMDSRVIVKDPSPQTKRQISTHWSTPQPPRKSTQGQLSSKSPFKRQNSIPVKRSASTNNRYSRLPSSRSEEDLHTQTMTQQKVYDEEIKAVIPSNKGVHDIISTFNTISRKVSDTERDRPPVATLNRRTEQTRNSRRDDYKRSLSYQNAKNNKDQFEPLIQLDLPVQQVSKSNDDVYNVKNRPPTKRASYHQNQSDNYSSSHNGLEHDRMPKSKTDDNLAYNTPGSRKPVYEPSPSESSSFSEDNMPRYKPQKHFFVKPKEKVKSLRKEKMYSPCMKESSV
- the LOC139488042 gene encoding ubiquitin carboxyl-terminal hydrolase 43-like isoform X2, which produces MNENIPGGRQRASSESDVLDEKVVQNRNVGNHSLTLDHRNFSRSFGNSLSDQINSDEEIISSEKGYFTLQTKDKRRNKPLFKSVKKLVNRFRRSAHSNSSTDVIQDMNGARGGYNPHSNDGIQTDSGATIKRAPDSTSRPLITRPMTVALPWKVCPGTVGIQNHGNTCFMNAVLQCLSNTDAITGYFAAKQHKNDLKTRGFSKKFSNSKSDLTEQLGTLLESLWSNNYSPDISSTFKSTVGKYNSQYKGSAQHDAQEFLLWLLDSINEELALTAKKKHKSTKGKDSSDESLAEEVLANSHGCFMYNMFQALYRSSLQCANCSKQSNTFESYLCLSLPLPHKRKRPVFVTIVYLDGDPKQIKVGVEIDYQDTVRELRETVAENTQIAVSQLVLCQIQEDGFKCTFSDDQPISDISESELVCAIETLPLPVSKSTESPYLQLIVVHTIRESAPIKYTRFSPPQVLKVDRDIDYKSLQREILKHMADCVKEGLLSQKLGILFKIKVIDGSSGKTYLQQDVEMPLLTNLVDRAMSMCRDEYGPQHLKLVAEWEPAVQSRVISDENNRVDEHNSYKRLRQSSQQPFKVSLDNCLQLFTKEETLSGDDAWNCPHCHKYQQAATKTLGLWSVPNVLVIHLKRFRQVGARRNKLNTLVDFPVRGMDMSDHILHRNQAGIDHGIYDLYGVCNHYGNMLGGHYTAFCKNPLDGKWYEFDDSKVKAISETEVKKSSAYLLFYQKRGSNSQITEGLQNRTHWIFKLCPSLSNVNSSDFKSAKDGSPQDEHLLSVQNYENEEKEGLFSRQNSGRSDLSSKSEEKTNSSSSYVGKPLPQVTSGHVSSKLVHNPPTSQTLPPDMLQNALSQTSKSKETHSNYSQMSTNGETKHCIPDSSLDVNLRVKLPPSSGNKQPNLKVDLADKPPSGRSNLYGRQNAYPPSKSDKVPPIPPRTELPVKSYTQNYSNGAAQSVSAKFQTSDIKQRPQRDSSQRSQRVGRNDSEIQKSKFSQPDKAPYDELDNRVYLKDPSPQQQRKQHNWSRYDDMDSRVIVKDPSPQQKAVIPSNKGVHDIISTFNTISRKVSDTERDRPPVATLNRRTEQTRNSRRDDYKRSLSYQNAKNNKDQFEPLIQLDLPVQQVSKSNDDVYNVKNRPPTKRASYHQNQSDNYSSSHNGLEHDRMPKSKTDDNLAYNTPGSRKPVYEPSPSESSSFSEDNMPRYKPQKHFFVKPKEKVKSLRKEKMYSPCMKESSV